A window of Babesia microti strain RI chromosome III, complete genome contains these coding sequences:
- a CDS encoding hypothetical protein (overlaps_old_locusTagID:BBM_III01715), which translates to MGRSRSRSCSSRSGSRSMSLSNSIRSRSYSYYSRRDGSRSYSSSESISTSRSRGKYSRPYSRSRSSSYRPRRRSPRHKSKYYDHKSRRQINGRGAHGRRNVRVNGQTRIDNNFNRSRNDQPKIYRGGKYTPNNNYNGKRTLSVKETKIAENKYNSPPFLLKIYSQIGKTFTLEELTNLEQLEKYMSCIHIFGGTNFRDLVNLLKGEKPEYRSMKGIWEFYKFCSGKLVNLSKVHSVRLHQKIDFKSFKDIGLSIGEPLFVMIEDKTTANDASPVQESDWLD; encoded by the coding sequence atggGACGGAGTCGCAGTCGATCATGCTCCTCTAGGAGTGGCTCCAGGTCCATGAGCCTATCTAATTCAATTAGGAGTAGGAGTTATAGTTACTACAGTAGAAGGGATGGTTCTAGAAGCTATTCAAGCTCTGAAAGTATAAGCACGTCTAGGTCCAGGGGCAAATACTCCAGACCATATAGTAGATCTAGATCTTCCTCATATAGACCTAGAAGAAGGTCCCCTCGACATAAGTCTAAGTATTACGACCATAAGTCTAGAAGACAAATCAACGGTAGGGGTGCCCATGGTCGTAGAAATGTGCGTGTAAATGGGCAAACTAGGATtgacaataattttaatagaAGCAGAAATGATCAACCAAAGATATATAGAGGTGGCAAATACACTCCtaacaataattacaatgGGAAACGTACATTGTCTGTTAAAGAAACTAAAATTGCcgaaaataaatataattctCCACCATTTCTGCTAAAAATTTACTCTCAAATTGGCAAAACATTTACGTTGGAAGAACTAACCAATCTGGAGCaacttgaaaaatatatgtcATGTATTCATATATTTGGAGGCACTAATTTCAGAGATTTGGTCAATTTGTTGAAAGGTGAAAAACCTGAATATCGCTCTATGAAAGGAATTTGggaattttataaattttgctCTGGTAAACTTGTTAATCTATCCAAAGTACACTCTGTTAGACTACATCAAAAGATTGACTTCAAAAGTTTTAAAGATATAGGCTTATCAATTGGAGAGCCCTTGTTTGTAATGATAGAGGATAAGACTACGGCTAATGATGCTTCGCCTGTGCAAGAAAGTGATTGGCTAGATTGA
- a CDS encoding hypothetical protein (overlaps_old_locusTagID:BBM_III01745): MDYCWGPIQVEQFLNFADELPQHGIFKHIFKYLNGIPFVEKTILLLKSSANIVESQVNIQSFSARIENVYLSSFLTRKFINFASEHSLSVVSHDLDFPFTIHQSVLKVKVSKEQFERLGLAVKRGSFQENKPFAIALDKITPNVEKRYQGLLGSTRTNARSVIIVSRKAIDHNTWDLLKDIIDGPNLTLQSTSCAISRMESFLLKFTPQNDDEIKLNKNEKVEQTQKRVREEFIPVESKCNDFKMIAKYENEMIVYARHENLFKKVYFTIKRNFTSKNFDPWQVIQDFETARIKNIWHTILDNESSQYRVIENLLIDLGKLIIGDTKDSNDCYASQNDDLLSLKIVLGNTVSFGHIVNLLRVAFVQSKKVDEGTMFAMTVVGLNPFKDSKSMIGCEEACHLICQKHNGKVYLIGINVKS; the protein is encoded by the exons ATGGATTATTGTTGGGGGCCTATTCAGGtggaacaatttttaaattttgcagATGAATTGCCACAGCACGGAATTTTTAAGcacatttttaaatatttaaatggCATTCCATTTGTCGAAAAG ACCATTTTGTTACTAAAATCTAGTGCTAACATTGTGGAATCGCAAGTTAACATACAATCTTTTAGTGCAagaattgaaaatgtttatttatCATCCTTTCTTACTAgaaaattcataaatttcGCATCTGAACACTCACTTAGTGTCGTTTCACATGACCTAGATTTCCCATTCACAATCCATCAATCGGTGTTAAAGGTTAAAGTGTCTAAGGAACAATTTGAACGGTTGGGATTAGCTGTTAAACGGGGTAGTTTTCAGG AAAATAAACCATTCGCCATCGCActagataaaattacacCCAATGTAGAGAAGAGATACCAGGGCTTATTAGGATCTACAAGAACTAATGCTAGGAGTGTAATTATTGTCTCTAGAAAGG CAATTGATCATAACACTTGGGATCTGTTAAAGGATATAATTGATGGTCCAAATTTAACGCTACAATCTACGAGTTGTGCCATCTCTAGGATGGAATCTTTTTTGTTGAAATTTACTCCACAAAACgatgatgaaataaaaCTAAACAAAAATGAGAAAGTAGAACAAACTCAAAAAAGGGTTAGGGAGGAATTTATACCTGTAGAATCAAAGTGcaatgattttaaaatgataGCCAAGTATGAGAATGAAATGATCGTCTATGCCAGGCatgaaaatttgttcaaaaaaGTTTATTTCACAATCAAACGCAATTTTACCagcaaaaattttgacCCCTGGCAAGTTATCCAAGATTTTGAAACTGCAAGGATTAAGAATATTTGGCACACAATATTGGATAATGAATCATCTCAATATAGGGTTATTGAGAACTTACTAATCGACTTGGGAAAATTAATCATAGGTGATACAAAAGATAGTAATGATTGTTATGCATCGCAAAATGATGACCTTTTGtctttaaaaattgtattaggAAACACAGTCTCATTTGGGcacattgtaaatttactaAGAGTTGCCTTTGTTCAATCTAAAAAGGTGGATGAAGGGACTATGTTTGCCATGACTGTAGTGGGATTGAATCCATTCAAAG ATTCCAAGTCAATGATTGGCTGTGAAGAGGCTTGTCATTTGATTTGCCAAAAACACAATGGAAAGGTGTATCTTATTGGCATCAACGTTAAGTCTTGA
- a CDS encoding hypothetical protein (overlaps_old_locusTagID:BBM_III01730), with product MLSFFKCKKVKQPVTIKPIKSSYSDSGGRIELSAPTGDSTPIAIGRGQRVSFANTEPSRSSFKKNSVDCKGEKKPSVTWDDEGYDHSIDLSNQGSSKAVNRRVSSGVSKEIINEDDRIYITNGVGGRAIGNECNKNSSSTKGTKSSTKSSNSNNDKVTKGDNTVIIYGNDKVNKLPKGKVEPMRINSQLNNIKELYNENIANEEQEGSTSNWLSRKFSSKRLDKGVKDCTLIVNSDNYGRDKYFNRDKKGNPSIFKKMESHEEYIEERKKSSKTGSKKISFFNSSLIDNCFPMYNHVRNTKDDDDYCDVNLSSNYMNAKNKILHREHSAGTGFFNNRLSSLGCDKGYVDGRGPGCASMSTNPVSNPTIIRKRRNATSFQRTVSKGDKFCVNSDMIDGSDESSIIYRLSKGISGLQTSTYVLPERPFLKRNSLDYTRDSKLYYIKVKAAHEKREKERQMKEREGTGYYNGNGEFVDIVPPPYLTKDSSCEDVVESLGFWEKCCPR from the coding sequence ATGCTTAGTTTCTTTAAGTGTAAAAAGGTGAAACAACCAGTCACTATTAAGCCAATAAAATCATCCTATTCTGATTCTGGTGGCAGAATTGAACTCTCAGCTCCCACAGGAGACTCTACCCCGATTGCAATCGGTAGAGGACAAAGAGTGAGTTTCGCCAATACTGAACCATCAAGAAGTTCATTTAAGAAAAATAGCGTTGATTGTAAGGGGGAAAAGAAGCCCAGTGTAACTTGGGATGACGAAGGTTATGATCATTCGATAGACCTGAGCAATCAGGGTAGCTCCAAAGCAGTTAATAGGAGAGTTTCTTCAGGTGTGTCTAAGGAAATAATCAATGAAGATGatagaatatatattacaaacGGTGTAGGTGGAAGGGCAATTGGTAACGAATGTAACAAAAATAGTAGTTCGACAAAAGGTACCAAATCTTCCACCAAAAGTTCAAACagtaataatgataaagtCACCAAAGGTGATAATACGGTAATAATCTATGGTAATGATAAGGTTaacaaattgccaaaagGTAAAGTTGAACCAATGAGAATCAATTCACAGCTGAATAATATTAAGGAATTAtacaatgaaaatattgcaaatgaAGAGCAGGAAGGTTCCACAAGTAATTGGTTAAGTAGAAAGTTCTCATCAAAAAGGTTGGATAAAGGAGTTAAAGATTGTACCCTAATCGTCAACAGCGACAATTATGGGAGAGATAAGTATTTTAATAGAGATAAGAAAGGCAATCCCAGCATTTTTAAGAAGATGGAAAGCCATGAAGAATACATTGAAGAAAGGAAGAAAAGTAGTAAGACAGGGTCAAAAAAAATCAGTTTCTTCAACAGTTCACTAATTGACAACTGTTTCCCCATGTATAACCACGTTAGGAACACCaaagatgatgatgattatTGTGATGTGAATTTGAGTAGCAATTATATGAATGCAAAGAATAAGATATTGCACAGGGAGCATAGCGCTGGAACTGGTTTTTTTAACAACAGATTATCTTCACTAGGCTGCGATAAAGGTTATGTAGATGGTAGAGGCCCTGGATGTGCTTCTATGTCTACAAACCCCGTATCAAATCCTACAATTATTCGTAAACGCCGCAATGCAACAAGTTTCCAACGCACAGTGTCCAAAGGTGATAAATTTTGCGTTAATAGTGACATGATAGATGGCAGTGATGAGAgttcaattatttaccgTCTATCCAAAGGTATTTCTGGCCTTCAAACCTCAACCTACGTCCTGCCAGAACGACCATTTTTGAAGCGGAATTCTCTGGATTATACTAGAGATTCTaagttatattatataaagGTGAAGGCAGCCCATGAGAAAAGAGAGAAGGAGAGGCAGATGAAGGAAAGGGAAGGTACCGGGTATTATAATGGGAATGGTGAATTTGTAGACATAGTACCTCCTCCATATTTGACAAAGGATAGCAGTTGCGAAGATGTCGTTGAAAGTTTAGGGTTTTGGGAAAAATGTTGTCCaagataa
- a CDS encoding hypothetical protein (overlaps_old_locusTagID:BBM_III01750), which translates to MYLKCLNSTKFGVFSHIAEIIISAGMWIVCAKHSWGTNLRKGFKRKKRFIRYGQQLFRIK; encoded by the coding sequence ATGTATCTAAAATGTCTGAATAGTACAAAATTTGGAGTGTTTAGTCATATTGCAGAGATTATAATCAGTGCTGGTATGTGGATCGTGTGCGCTAAACATTCTTGGGGGACTAATCTCAGAAAAGGATTTAAGCGCAAGAAGAGATTCATCAGATACGGGCAGCAGCTTTTCAGAATCAAATAA
- a CDS encoding hypothetical protein (overlaps_old_locusTagID:BBM_III01755), whose product MKMSYKKPPLDLFEVEGAYAASVCSSGAIPQKFLIAPIYKDISKANTNKIIISPPFCSKRFLTLDEIQELICYNFVKRGIFYADEALYNEKLFLYDKLIYQIFHTINYVYSLNKNKPQFEVHPLFNWRESIPLNTPKSICKLIEEMSNNKTYQASCCKVAMLYEFMDQLQIDKFTKMCKNYRQHVLDNLYNEVYNEVMHSLGLSALTSKTLKHIQIRSNISNYEKEELDKSQFPILSLAHGTRRYKLVDWEKVIKARLFTARLGRFRKRHGLKVNRYFKEKEFMLRGHLKSKQCVMDGWIKESSKKLHTYYRKAKNGKVSIKLRCKLPVEFIKIACILRECDFANEWVPFLTDSKLLGYQSKGCYVIYHKYNYPVIGIHDMLLYFIGVNAMEEANSLLFISSSPPETLNEAEHVKNMLLKKYKIPDASSVLQYRKEGNIFLDADFSKIKQTNKKQKAATIFFSLYPIYGGKYTIMEINANVISCNPLTPIKLVSYITLKVAKGIVKGIYKLSKKFSGTKFEKRMIDNSEYYIWCGNILRDSMGSFPPGLVEEDPQNSKIDIVEQRLTATKADISAYVDIEDISVITYDEN is encoded by the coding sequence ATGAAAATGAGCTACAAAAAACCGCCATTGGATTTATTTGAGGTGGAAGGAGCATACGCTGCATCTGTTTGCTCAAGCGGCGCCATACCCCAGAAATTCTTGATCGCGCCAATTTACAAAGATATATCCAAAGCCAAtactaataaaataattatttcacCGCCATTTTGTTCTAAAAGATTCTTAACCCTAGATGAAATCCAGGAGTTGATTTGTTATAACTTTGTAAAACGAGGAATTTTTTACGCAGATGAAGCTCTGTACAATGagaaattgtttttatatgACAAGTTAATTTACCAAATATTTCACACAATTAACTATGTCTATTCgttaaacaaaaataaacCCCAATTTGAAGTACATCCTCTGTTTAATTGGAGGGAGAGCATTCCATTAAACACACCAAAGTCTATATGCAAGTTGATCGAGGAAATGTCAAATAACAAAACATATCAAGCTTCATGTTGCAAAGTAGCCATGCTATACGAATTCATGGATCAATTACAAATCGATAAGTTCACAAAAATGTGCAAAAATTATCGTCAACATGTTCTAGACAATCTCTACAATGAAGTATACAATGAGGTTATGCATTCACTTGGATTATCAGCACTAACTTCCAAGACGCTCAAACACATTCAAATACGATCCAATATTAGTAATTATGAGAAGGAAGAATTGGACAAATCccaatttccaattttaAGTCTTGCACATGGGACTAGGAGGTACAAGTTAGTTGATTGGGAAAAGGTTATAAAGGCAAGATTGTTCACAGCTAGATTGGGACGTTTCAGAAAGAGACATGGCCTTAAAGTTAACAGATACTTTAAGGAGAAAGAGTTTATGCTACGAGGGCATTTAAAGTCAAAGCAATGTGTGATGGATGGATGGATTAAGGAAAGTAGTAAGAAATTGCATACTTACTATCGCAAGGCAAAAAATGGCAAAgtatcaataaaattgaggTGCAAATTGCCTGtagaatttattaaaatagcATGCATACTAAGAGAATGCGATTTTGCCAACGAATGGGTACCATTTCTAACTGATAGCAAATTGCTTGGTTATCAATCAAAGGGCTGCTATGTCATATACCACAAGTACAATTACCCAGTAATAGGCATTCACGATATGcttttatattttataggCGTAAATGCGATGGAGGAGGCTAATTCATTGCTTTTCATATCATCATCGCCACCTGAAACATTAAATGAAGCAGAACACGTTAAAAATATGCTATTAAagaaatacaaaattcCGGACGCTTCCTCTGTGTTACAATACAGGAAGGAgggaaatatatttttggatgCTGATTTTAGTAAGATCAAGCAGACTAATAAGAAACAAAAGGCGGCGACAATATTTTTCAGTCTGTATCCTATTTACGGCGGCAAGTATACAATTATGGAAATCAATGCAAATGTGATATCTTGTAACCCATTAACTCCAATAAAACTAGTGTCGTATATCACGTTGAAGGTTGCCAAGGGAATTGTAAAGGGAATATACAAgttatcaaaaaaattttctggcaccaaatttgaaaaaagGATGATCGACAATAGTGAATATTACATTTGGTGTGGAAACATATTGAGGGACTCCATGGGCAGTTTTCCCCCTGGTCTAGTGGAAGAAGACCCacaaaattccaaaattgatattgtaGAACAGCGTTTAACTGCCACTAAAGCTGATATTTCGGCTTATGTTGATATTGAGGACATAAGCGTAATAACATATGATGAGAATTGA
- a CDS encoding conserved Plasmodium protein, unknown function (overlaps_old_locusTagID:BBM_III01720) codes for MDCELSDAILMDAIGMAKSFKSKESLTNMNCKHFAFGDYIASQINLTMQRMVLSIENSQSKFNNSYEILQSLMKDVKLEKDRQNDFDNLVKLWASEIDENDNLLPEFDLVAQKEAKDSTIGDNMRKELADLADTMKGRALTYKEILMRDNDKLHHSAVVQQKELERIQMENQRSKAMENKNSISFFQLLLMIAASVISLFLCLLVMLLT; via the exons ATGGACTGTGAATTGTCGGATGCCATCCTAATGGATGCAATTGGAATGGCCAAGTCATTTAAGTCCAAAGAAAGTTTGACCAATATGAATTGTAAACATTTTGCATTCGGTGATTACATAGCCTCTCAGATTAACTTGACTATGCAACGAATGGTTCTGTCCATTGAAAATTCGCAATCCAAATTCAACAACAGTTACgaaattttacaatcaCTCATGAAAGATGTTAAACTGGAGAAGGACAGGCAAAATGACTTTGACAATTTGGTCAAATTATGGGCATCTGAAATAGATGAAAACGATAATTTACTACCTGAATTCGATTTGGTAGCACAGAAGGAAGCCAAAGATTCTACTATAGGTGATAATATGAGAAAAGAATTGGCTGATCTAGCGGATACTATGAAGGGAAGGGCCCTTACTTATAaggaaattttgatgagggataatgataaattacaCCATTCGGCTGTGGTACAGCAGAAGGAATTGGAAAGGATTCAGATGGAGAATCAAAGATCTAAAGCAATGGAGAA taaaaattcaatttctttCTTTCAATTGCTACTCATGATTGCTGCGAGTGTGATTTCGCTTTTTCTGTGTTTACTAGTCATGCTGCTCACATAG
- a CDS encoding Rrp15p (overlaps_old_locusTagID:BBM_III01725), with amino-acid sequence MDNHNDIGNANSAVNDSKNNQTDIGVNLKGFSTAFKTVHDRKGGKIVKLLKNRKKVNKSNQIVNAEAQKQARLIRKHRESIRQKPADYDVKSERVLKSIAKKGVINILKTIYETQSF; translated from the exons ATGGATAACCATAATGACATTGGTAACGCCAATAGTGCAGTAAATGACtcaaaaaataatcaaacTGATATTGGCGTTAATTTGAAAGGATTCTCAACAG CCTTCAAAACTGTACACGACAGGAAAGGtggtaaaattgtcaaGTTACTAAAAAATCGCAAGAAAGTTAACAAATCTAATCAAATTGTGAATGCCGAGGCTCAGAAACAAGCTAGG CTAATAAGGAAACACCGTGAATCCATCCGACAAAAACCCGCCGATTACGATGTAAAATCTGAAAGGGTACTGAAAAGTATAGCAAAAAAAGGAg ttataaatatattgaagACCATTTATGAAACACAaagtttttaa
- a CDS encoding conserved Plasmodium protein, unknown function (overlaps_old_locusTagID:BBM_III01740;~overlaps_old_locusTagID:BBM_III01745), giving the protein MSIASINSTRGYSNGWRKPWNLTSWNIRRNKSRDYQLDKPEPCKFDNSVTENIILDNIKLVQQLAYKPAADREAGIPFKTSRILGANITKLSDDQLSRLSYSCSRGSFYELALIDLIGDEVLHRLNRISAYHLLRFLQSLSSIYLFNKTQSNLIGPELLKIITNQLLKDLKNINCVNLAQLISILDATKLLDDQVVKKLNLSLHFKLKYASNPEYFIHPVISLALSRKISLLNASLALKQSHRITNHLLTYSDRNLNSNGLTDDIVKVNNHLLPLKLLDYILRFDLPQLYESLESPAKLFLSSVQSKLVKMDYSYGDPGFITFNLRKAIVRSNYNLITHIQGPYMLDLCDPIDKIILEWDKPWLIGNNINNWNTLFYSKWTETRRRHLERLNYRILQIPVTDTTTMCNEGLSKTIDKLFQENK; this is encoded by the exons ATGTCTATCGCTTCAATCAATTCCACCAGAGGTTATTCTAACGGTTGGAGGAAACCATGGAATCTCACTAGTTGGAATATCAGACGCAACAAATCAAGAGATTATCAGCTAGATAAACCTGAACCTtgcaaatttgacaattctGTGACTGAAAATATCATTCTTGACAACATCAAATTGGTGCAGCAATTGGCATACAAACCGGCTGCTGATAGAGAGGCAGGTATCCCCTTCAAAACATCGAGAATCTTAGGCGCAAATATCACAAAACTATCCGATGATCAATTATCCAGACTTTCCTATTCCTGCTCAAGGGGATCATTTTATGAACTAGCCCTTATAGATTTGATTGGGGATGAAG TTCTGCATCGGTTAAATAGAATATCTGCTTATCACTTACTGCGATTTTTACAGTCATTAtctagtatatatttgttcaatAAGACCCAATCCAATTTGATTGGACCTGAacttttgaaaataattaccaATCAA TTACTTAAAGATCTAAAAAACATCAATTGTGTC aattTGGCACAGTTAATATCCATTCTAGATGCtactaaattattggatGATCAAGTAGTTAAGAAGTTGAATCTATCGTTGCATTTCAA ACTCAAATATGCGTCAAACCCCGAATATTTCATACATCCAGTAATCTCTCTAGCACTTTCTAGAAAGATATCGCTCCTTAATGCATCATTGGCGCTTAAACAATCACACAGAATAACTAATCATCTACTAACATACAGTGATCGCAATTTGAATTCAAATGGATTAACTGATGATATTGTAAAAGTAAATAATCACTTATTACCTTTAAAATTGCTTGATTACATTCTACGATTTGATTTACCTCag CTATATGAATCACTAGAGTCACCAGCTAAATTATTCTTATCATCAGTGCAAAGTAAACTCGTTAAG ATGGATTACTCTTATGGGGACCCAGGTTTTATAACATTTAATCTGCGAAAGGCAATTGTTAGATCAAATTACAACCTCATAACGCATATACAGGGCCCATATATGCTGGACTTGTGTGACCCAATTGACAAAATAATCCTTGAATGGGATAAACCGTGGTTGATTGGCAATAATATTAACAATTGGAATACCCTCTTTTACTCTAAATGGACGGAAACTAGAAGGCGTCATTTGGAACGTTTGAACTATCGCATATTACAAATTCCTGTAACTGATACCACAACTATGTGTAATGAAG GGTTGTCAAAAACAATTGACAAACTGTTTCAAGaaaacaaataa
- a CDS encoding lysophospholipase (overlaps_old_locusTagID:BBM_III01735) translates to MSNPYDDENLPIPPNIFPFLNFRLITPRDILAVEYIHHKLFPIRYDHIFYEKICKEEEGPETITSSDGLNSDYTNKCVNNDFYSMMEWKAEHIIGIGVFYKQIDKHINFGDSNGLNQRFQDLNFKDLDCESRNGFKEYGNQLLESEQEIGSAGEKSSHRISNSFLVGDEYLIGVITFLMNFPDENFLDADKSEYQKFHNHYQHLISQTNTSCKCRKVNTEFVNLSIYNMLINCLYSNDALINRLTKVLYNKPLESVYILTAGVIDSFQRKGIGSTLVLFVQLLFQRALYHKVLTFTNGTVTWEPSCQTENFEKEMPPFIYLHVIDYNEAALKMYYNVNMVKITTVKNYYTLDQGSYDANILGCYIEPQQ, encoded by the exons ATGAGTAACCCGTATGATGACGAAAATTTGCCGATACCCCCCAACATCTTCCCctttttaaattttagaCTAATAACCCCTAGAGACATTTTAGCagttgaatatattcacCACAAACTATTTCCCATTCGTTATGatcatattttttatgaaaaaatttgtaaagAAGAAGAGGGCCCTGAAACGATTACTAGTAGTGATGGTTTAAATTCTGATTATACGAATAAGTGTGTGAATAATGACTTTTACTCTATGATG GAGTGGAAAGCTGAACACATAATCGGTATAGGTGTGTTTTACAAGCAAATTGataaacatattaattttggcGATTCTAATGGTCTAAATCAACGATTCCAAGATCTAAATTTTAAAGATTTGGATTGTGAATCCAGAAATGGTTTCAAAGAATATGGAAATCAACTCCTAGAATCCGAACAGGAAATAGGATCAGCGGGAGAAAAGTCATCGCATAGAATATCTAATTCATTTCTAGTAGGTGATGAATACCTAATTGGTGTCATTACATTCTTAATGAACTTCCCGGATGAGAACTTTTTAGATGCTGATAAATCAGAATACCAAAAGTTTCATAATCATTACCAGCATTTAATCAGCCAAACAAATACAAGTTGCAAATGTAGAAAAGTCAACACTGAATTTGTGAATTTGAGCATTTATAATAtgttgattaattgtttgtattCAAATGATGCGCTTATAAACAGATTAACCAAAGTATTGTATAACAAGCCACTCGAGAGTGTATACATCCTTACAGCCGGCGTGATTGATTCTTTTCAGCGTAAGGGTATAGGTAGCACTttggtattatttgtaCAATTGCTTTTTCAACGTGCTCTTTATCACAAAGTACTTACATTCACTAATGGCACCGTAACATGGGAGCCCAGTTGTCAaactgaaaattttgaaaaagaAATGCCGCCATTTATCTACTTGCACGTTATTGACTACAATGAAGCTGCATTGAAGATGTATTATAATGTTAACATGGTGAAGATAACTACTGTAAAAAACTATTATACCCTAGATCAGGGTAGTTACGACGCGAATATACTAGGCTGTTACATTGAACCgcaacaataa